The Pontibacter sp. SGAir0037 DNA segment TAAAAAAAAGCACTTGTGGCTCAGGCTGTACTTTCCTTACCAGATCAAGTGTGCCCGGCCAGTCGTAATAGGTAGCTCCGGCTATTTTCCTGTTTTCTCTGGCTCCACCATAAAATCCGTCGCCTCCGTTTGCACCATCAAACCACATTTCGAAGATGGGGCCATAATTGCTGAACAGCTCACGCAACTGGTTCCGGTAGTAAGCGACATAGGAAGGTTGTCCATAATCAACCCTGTTCCGGTCCCAGGGAGATAAGTAAACACCAAACTTTAAGCTGTGCCGCCTGCAGGCTTCTGCCACCTCTCTTACCACATCTCCTTTACCGCTTTTATAAGGACTGTTCTTGATAGAATGATCTGTATACTTGCTAGGCCAGAGCGTAAATCCATCATGATGTTTACAGGTAAGAATAATACCTTTAAAACCTGTTTCCTTCAGTGTACGCACCCACTGATCAGCATCCAGCTCAGTGGGATTGAAAATTTCAGGGCTTTCGTCGCCATAGCCCCATTCAAGATCTGTGAACGTATTGGTAGTAAAGTGAATAAAGGCATTCATTTCCATTTCGTGCCAAGCCAGCTGAGCCTCCGACGGGACCGGGTGGAGAGGCTTTGGCGGAGCAACAGGTGCAGCTGTATTGGTTCTGAGAGAACAGGAAATGGCTATACTTGCACACATAAAAGCACAAATCAAGGTGCTTCTTCTACAGGTTGCTTGTCTTATATTCAAAGCAGAATAATTAGGTTGCTGTTTTAGCACTTAGCTGGCAGGACATTTTTACAATTTCATGCCTCCTTCACAAATTCCACCTGCTGGATAACATTCATAAAGCCAGTAGCTTCTTTTAAAGATAAGCAACCTCCCCAGAATTTCAAACACAGCTTTAAAACAGTTTTACCAGTTGCTTACAAAAAAGCGTTCTACTATGGCATCACCCACAATAGAACGCTTTAAGTTAATCGACAGGTACCCTGTGCTGCATTGGCACCTGCACATTGTGTCTGTTTTCATCAACGGGAGGAGCTTCCGGAAGAAGCCTCGGCCTGAGTGTATTTGGTGTGGTTGCAGGCCCATTACCATTGAATTCTTCAATATTGCGTTTCCGGTTGATGTCGCTGGATTGTTCGTACATCTGGCGGCGCAACTGCTGGTTGCTTCTGTTGCTATACACTACCCTTCTGTTCAGATCCGGATCAGGAGGTAAAGTTCCTTCCCCCTCTGAGAGTGAAGTACACGAAATGGCACCAAACAGCACACCAATCAACCCGTAAATTTTGTATATCTTCATCTTTATTCTTCATATAATTTAAAAATAAACTCATTAAAGAGCTTGTATATAAATTATACGCAAAATAAAGTACAAAAGTAGTTATTCTGCAGCACTTTCGCCGTAGAGCAGCTTGTGCCCTACCTGGGTCAGCATCAGTCCATCTGGTGCGGGTGTTACAAATGCCTCTTTGGTTAAATGATGTTCCGCCTCCTTTTGCACATCCTTATACTTTGGATAGTGGTCCTGCAGGTATGGGTACAATTCCTGGTATTGCAATACATCACCAGATTGTATATTCATTTCCTTGAAAGCATTTAATATATGCTGTGCTGTGTTTTGTATGTTTTCAGCTTCTGATGTTAATGCCATAGTATCTTTTGATTTAGTTCAGGGTAAAAAATACGACTGAACACTATTAAAAGATATGGCAAGAAGCAGCGCGAGGCGCCTTATTGTTAGAAAGGCAAGAAGCCTGCGAGTCAGGAATGGAATTATCCTGCTTCTGACTCGCAAGCTTTAACCGGGCATGCTAGTTCAGCAGAACTTCAGAATTGAGCTGGTTCCTGATGCCGTCCCAAAGCTGGATGCGCTGTTCTATACAGGCAATAGAAACTTCCAGTGCTTCCTGCCATTTATCTTCATCGTCTCCGCACAGCTCATCCACCATCTGCAAAGCCAGCGGTGTATGTACCTCCTCATCCAGCTGCACATGGCGGTCGAGATAATAAATAAAGGTATTCAGTTTGCCAGGAAAACGGGCATTCAAATCGGCTGTCAGGTGGCGGAACATATCAGGGATCAGGTCTTCACGGCCAAAAGTGAAGGCAGCCGCAATGGCATGGCTCTTTCCGGAGTTTATAATGCTAAAGGTATTGTAAACAAAATCTTTAACAGAAGCATGTATTGGTAGCTGCCCAAGCGCTGCTTCTACAGTTTCTCCTGCTGCAACTTTTTCCAGCATCTGGTTGATCAGGGCATGATCGGCACCACATTCTTTCATAGCCTGCAGGTATAGCTCAAAGTGGCTCACAGGATTACCAGCCTGGTCTACATCCGTTTCTTCTTCCAGCACTATCTCATTGATAAGCCTGCGGGTTCTAGGGCTACCTTTGGGCACCCAGGGCAGCGTTACACAAGTCAGGTCTGCCTGCAGGGCTTTCAGAAGGCTCATAAAATCCCATACGGCAAAAACATGATGCTCCATAAATATTTTCAGATCGTCGAGGGTGTGCAACGACTGGTATACATTATGCTGCAGCAGGCGCTTACGATGCACGTTTAAAGCCTTCTGCAATTCTTCTATTCGGCTGTTCATAATAGGTAATCGAATGTACTAAAGATATTTTTTTACAATTGAAGTTCCGGTGCAGCTTTAAGTCAGGTATATTTATAAAGGCTGCTGGATAGTGAATATACTATTAAAAATACAAAATAAAAAAAGCAATACAGCGCTACAGCTACTATTACAGCTGCAAAAGTATAACACACGCCTCATATATTAGTTTACAAATCCGGCTAAATTATCAGCTACTGCCAAATGTTCCCTCCCAAAAGCTAGCCTTTATGTCCGGGCGAAGGATGCATTAAAGTTGTAGCAGAAATAGTGCCTGCTTAGCAGTTGATCCAATGCCTTTGTAAATCAGGGTAGAACCACTTTCTCTCTAGTTATGAGAATCTTAGCCTTAAATTGAACAAAGAATACGCGTGTGATGTTTGCCCAATACTGATGCAGCATATTGGTGCATCAG contains these protein-coding regions:
- a CDS encoding DUF3050 domain-containing protein, whose translation is MNSRIEELQKALNVHRKRLLQHNVYQSLHTLDDLKIFMEHHVFAVWDFMSLLKALQADLTCVTLPWVPKGSPRTRRLINEIVLEEETDVDQAGNPVSHFELYLQAMKECGADHALINQMLEKVAAGETVEAALGQLPIHASVKDFVYNTFSIINSGKSHAIAAAFTFGREDLIPDMFRHLTADLNARFPGKLNTFIYYLDRHVQLDEEVHTPLALQMVDELCGDDEDKWQEALEVSIACIEQRIQLWDGIRNQLNSEVLLN